One stretch of Prunus persica cultivar Lovell chromosome G1, Prunus_persica_NCBIv2, whole genome shotgun sequence DNA includes these proteins:
- the LOC18792388 gene encoding homeobox protein knotted-1-like 6 has product MEEMYGLQSTAECGDKGFQSTAEYEDRALMTPENLILPLDYQSLLVSSGAFRGEHHHHRVPMFGSDDVVLYSAMSEAASPTITPEFQREEDVFGAIKAKIASHPTYPRLIHAYIECQKVGAPPEIASFLDEIRRESDFYNYKQQQRGSCNSNSSMSSTYLGADPELDEFMETYCEMLVKYKSDLSRPFDEATTFLNKIELQLSNLCTSSANASSIRTLSDEGGASSDEDFSGGEIEVQEGQQRGEDRDLKDRLMRRFGSHIGTLKLEFSKKKKKGKLPKEARQTLFDWWSVHYKWPYPTEADKIALAESTGLDQRQINNWFINQRKRHWRPSENMQFAVMDNIAGPFFTDD; this is encoded by the exons ATGGAGGAAATGTACGGATTGCAATCAACGGCGGAGTGCGGGGACAAGGGTTTTCAATCAACGGCGGAGTACGAAGACAGGGCGCTGATGACCCCGGAAAATCTGATCCTACCGTTGGATTACCAAAGCCTGCTTGTCTCATCCGGAGCCTTCCGTGGGgagcatcatcatcatcggGTCCCGATGTTCGGATCGGACGACGTGGTACTGTACTCGGCCATGTCGGAGGCAGCTTCACCAACAATCACGCCGGAATTTCAACGCGAGGAAGACGTGTTTGGCGCCATCAAAGCCAAAATTGCATCGCACCCCACTTACCCTAGGCTCATTCACGCTTATATTGAGTGCCAGAAG gTAGGGGCGCCTCCGGAAATCGCGAGTTTCTTAGACGAAATCCGCCGAGAAAGCGACTTTTATAACTATAAGCAGCAGCAGCGAGGCTCTTGTAATTCTAATTCTTCTATGTCCTCCACGTATTTGGGAGCCGATCCCGAGCTCGACGAGTTCATG gaaACCTACTGCGAGATGTTAGTGAAATACAAATCAGATCTCTCAAGGCCTTTTGATGAAGCCACCACTTTCTTGAACAAGATTGAACTGCAACTTAGCAATCTCTGCACTTCATCTGCTAACGCCTCCTCCATTAGAACCCTCTCCG ATGAAGGCGGTGCGTCATCAGATGAGGATTTCAGTGGCGGAGAAATAGAAGTGCAGGAAGGTCAACAAAGGGGTGAAGATCGAGATCTCAAGGACCGGCTCATGCGTAGGTTTGGCAGTCACATTGGCACCTTGAAGCTTGAATtctccaagaagaagaagaaaggaaagctACCAAAAGAAGCAAGGCAAACGTTGTTTGATTGGTGGAGTGTTCATTATAAATGGCCATACCCAACG GAGGCTGACAAGATTGCGCTGGCTGAATCGACGGGGCTAGATCAGAGGCAAATCAACAACTGGTTTATCAATCAGCGCAAGCGCCATTGGAGACCATCTGAGAACATGCAATTTGCCGTGATGGATAATATTGCTGGTCCATTTTTCACAGATGACTGA